A part of Candidatus Omnitrophota bacterium genomic DNA contains:
- a CDS encoding sigma-70 family RNA polymerase sigma factor, whose protein sequence is MKKADKSTIEREKVLVSRCVVGEKRAWDEFVDAYKALIYHAIIKAFQLVGYSNTEEVAGDIFQDVFASLLNGDYAKLRGFKWKNDCSLASWLHIVTKNATFDFLRKHFRRGDIMESLSADDENEPADYRIEGSEEILVLQNLENEERNEIFDKALKELPKEDLLLIDLIYFRGVSHKNAAKILGKSIDALYMHKKRVIEKIKKTIEVDHGKYSHFNKRSV, encoded by the coding sequence ATGAAAAAGGCCGATAAAAGTACGATAGAGCGCGAAAAGGTATTAGTCAGCCGTTGCGTTGTTGGTGAGAAGAGGGCATGGGACGAATTTGTCGATGCGTATAAGGCCCTTATTTATCATGCTATAATAAAGGCGTTTCAGCTTGTCGGATACAGCAATACGGAAGAGGTGGCGGGAGATATCTTCCAGGATGTCTTTGCTTCGCTGCTGAACGGTGATTACGCGAAATTACGCGGCTTCAAGTGGAAAAACGACTGTTCTTTGGCTTCATGGCTTCATATCGTGACGAAAAACGCGACATTCGATTTTTTAAGGAAGCATTTCAGGCGCGGAGATATAATGGAATCACTTTCTGCTGATGACGAAAATGAACCGGCAGATTACCGTATTGAGGGGTCAGAAGAGATACTCGTTTTACAGAACCTGGAAAATGAAGAAAGAAATGAGATTTTTGATAAAGCATTAAAAGAACTGCCCAAGGAAGATCTGTTACTTATAGACCTTATATACTTCCGAGGCGTTTCGCATAAAAATGCGGCAAAGATTTTAGGGAAAAGCATAGACGCTCTTTACATGCACAAAAAAAGAGTGATAGAAAAAATCAAAAAAACGATAGAGGTGGACCATGGAAAATATAGCCACTTTAATAAAAGAAGCGTTTAA